The DNA sequence TTTGCTTTGAAGTCAATTTTTTTCGAAAGTGATAGAATGACTTATTGAAGTCATATATTTCTGCTTCTTCAAAAAGCTGGAAATTTAACTTTTGGAAATTAACTTTTCGAGAAGTCTTCTTCAAAAAACTGGGAATTAACTTTTCGAAAAgttaaaaattcttttaaaatgGCACCAAACAGGCGAATTGTGACTTTCCACAATTTAAAAGTCAAAAAGAGTAACTTCTGCTACTTCCCAATTGGGCTCTTAGCCTGGCTTGTAAAATCTTTCCACTAGACATCTGCCTCACAAATCGTGCAAACCGATCCCAATTCTGGGTTTCAAACATTCTTTTGTTCATTCTTACAAAGTTGAATGCAAAGGGGCGCTTTTCAATCCCATCCGAGTAAAACTTTGACATCTTCAGCACTTGGGAGAATGCATCATCATCTAAATCAGTTGTAAAATTTTGACCTTCAAGTGATATGTCACAAAGCCTAGCAGCCAGCAAAAGCTGTTTAAGAAATCCTTCAGGGCTACCACTAGGGTTTATCTTTTGCATTGTGGCATCTTGCATTTCAAAACAAGAGCAGCAAATTGCAAACCCATACTTACTAAACAGGCGAGCAATGGGCAAGTATCCATCCCTGTCGAAAGTATTATAATAGCCTGCGGTTAACTCCGATGGATGGGATTGAATGGCGTAGTGCCAGTGAATGGCAGCTACTCCTGCGGATATAAGGACTTCTGTACCCCTAAATATAGTTTCAGCTTCCCTACAAATTCTCTCTCCATGCAGCAGCAGCATATTTGAGTACCATTCAAGGAAAAATTTACCATATGGTGTGTTCCAAGAGCCACCCTCATTTTTGAAGAAATCAGTATGCTCAGGATTTTGCGTCAAACTTCCCGCACCAAATGGACCACCATCTCCCCATTCACGCTTTCCAATTTTTCTCGCACAGGCATTTAGAGAAGCTAGCATGTACTGGAAGgttcaaacaaaagaaaagaaaagttaaacTTGATGCTTATCATATATACAAGTACACAACAGTCTCCTATAAGGCAATGCATgcagctccacaccttaatagCTAAAGCTCAACTTACCTTATCATAGCATTGGAACTCTCCAAGTCCACCAGATGAAGCCACATTTGGCTTCTGGAAAGAGAATGACGGATATCTTAGTTCACCACCAGGACCCATGCCAATCTGTACCCTCTGCAAAACAGATGAATTTCACCAAACTGCTATCAACATCCACTAATGATGACTGGAATTTCAAACTTCATTGCTATAAACATCCCAAAATCATCAAGAACCTTACTGTAATGGTAAGGCCAAGAGACGGCCTGAAAGTCTCCCTGAAGTCTCTCATAAAATCTGCATATGCTTGAATAGGAGTGCGTCCACGCAGCACAGGAAGAGTATCACATCCTAGGGAAATGTATTCAATATTTCTTCTTCCAAACCGGTCAGAATATGCTAACTCTGGATCTTTGTTTATATCATCAAGCACCCATAGAGGAAGCGGTATCCTACACAAAGGGGACAAACTTCCAGAGTATGAGGCTATGTCTAGGACTCAATACCTACCTACAAAAATAGTAATAattcaaataaacaaacaatCAACACGGCACCAAATCAGGACTAGTAAGAGTTCCAAACACtatttgaatataaaatattcaCAGGCAGGAATAATTATCTTCTCACAAACTGtaaaaaagattattttatCTCTTTAAAGCTACAGTATACATGGAGAAATTTGTCTATGTGAAGGATGAACAATCTTATTCATAACATCATCATAGCATTTTCGGACTATGCAAAACTGACTAAATTGATAAATGCCATttaggatttagctcaaaggaTACAGAACAGTTTTATGTTAATATTTGCTAACTGCCAAACCCAACCCTTcccttttatcttattttaaaattatgaataggAGAATGTTTAGTTTGTTACTTGTTAGGAGGATAAATCATTTCGCAAAGAAATAGAATATCTCTGGAGCAGCATTGCATTGCTCGTCTACACCGCAAAAAAAAGATATTACAAGGAAGCCTCATACGCTTACATAAATAGTTATATCAAAATTCTCAAACCTGTAAATGCCTAACCAACTCAATTTCAAGGGCCAAACAGTAACTAAAACGAAACTTCACCATATCAAAtatcaacagaaaaggcaaaggAAACAAAAAGGCGAAATTAGCAAGAACCTTATCAATAGAAAGAATGAATCAAATTTCGAATCAATTAGCAAAGAAACATACTGATTAGGATCATCAGGGCCTGTGCCGTACTGATGGAAAGCAAGAACAGCACGAACCTTGAGGCCACACATGCAAGCCATCATCACGAGCTCACGATAGCCTCGCCAATCGTAAACCCTAGGTTCTTTCCTCTCAATAATTCCCCACCAAAACTCAACCACCACGCCCTCCACGCCTGCGGCGGCGAGCGCCTTCAGCGAGAACATCATGGCCCTCGGCCTCGATATCTTCCCCTCAGGGCCCACCGTATTCACCGGCAGCGTCACGAATACCGGCGATCCCTTCGTCTCGCGCTGCGGCGAGAAATCGTGGTGGAGCTCGTAGGGCACATCGCCGTTGTCGACGGAGCCACCGGCGCCGGAGGACCTGGACGAGTTGAGGCGGGAGGAAACGGCAAGTCTCCGGCGAGTGGGAAAGAAGGTTCGGTTGTAGCGAAGGTGAGCGAGAGCGAGGAAGGGGGAACGAGTGGTATCGGAGGGAGTTGAGTTTAGGAATGAAGGCGAGAAGGTTGTTGCTGTTAATTGTGAAGCGAACATCACCATTGATCGAAAAGTGAAGAGAAGTTATGGAATTAGGGTTCGGGTTTGAACGTGATTGAAATCAATAAGGTCATTTATAGCGTACAGAGGTTAATCTGTACAGAGCTAAAGATATTCTCTTTAATTAAAGGGCGTGTTGACAAGTGGCATGGTACTCTTTGCAGGGGGAGCTTGGCAGAGATGGCTCCGCATTGAGTCTTCATGGAGCTTGCCAGAGATGGCTCCGCATTGGTgtccgtttttttttttgtcatggtATGGTCCGGATAGCCCGACCCACACCCACACACTAACCAACCCTAACCCAACTACTAACATTAATATTACAGAACCTGAGTCTCCCTTCATAAATCTCCAACTAACATTTATCTCCccatattacaaaaaaaaaaaaaaaaacatttatcTACCCAAATTCAAAATAAACCACAACAACCCGCGCTCCTCGTCACTTTTTATATAACCAGAGTAACTCGGTGAAGAAAAAGAATGCTCCGAACTATCTATTGAAGAGAGAAGATCTTCTGTAAGGATGAGTTAGTAGCTGCGTATTTAAAAGATCACGGTTAGATAAGAAGAGAGAAAGTTGCTTGCTTGTTCTTTTGTTCCTTCGTTGTAGTTAGAGGTGGTAAAATAGGTCGAGTTCGTCGGACCAATCCGCTAAATCtgctaaaaaaatataagtcgGGCTAAGATTTTGAGCAAGTCAAATTAAAGAAACTTGCCAAATCCGCACTGCCAAATTTGTGAGTTTTGGCGGAGCGGGGCATGCCAGTCTGCCGGGTtgaagatttttatttttcttttttttattaaataaaagagtgattactattataaaattaataattatagaatttttaaacactttttttcattttttgtttttattcttcttttagttattaattttatttattttattttacaatttcgtatatatgctcaaattatgtgacttattttttaaaataaagatgattctATTGACAAATcttattttgaacaattttattgaagttaaaaataaaaaaaatagtaaaaaattatattataatttgactatttttatttgtatttgattttttaattattattttttagttaattttaatgaattttattttttttaaaaaaaaagagtcaagCGGGCTAACCCGCCAATCTACCATAAAGCGGGACGGGCTAGCATTTTGAACCCATTTTAGTTGGTGGGGCGGGTCAGTCCGTCCTGTTTATAGGACGGGCCTAGGCGGGGTGGGGCGGGCCGACCCACTTTACCACCCTAGTTGtaggtttttcttttttttaccaGGACACAACCCACCCGAATTTGACCCGACGGACCGCAACACATCTAGTGCCACTCCATCGAAGGAGACGAAATACTCTGGGTTAGAAATTCAACGCCGCCGCTTCTTTACCACCGGTTACTGTGACTTGGCCCTGGTGTCGCGGTCGCAGATCCTTGTCCGTTGCCGCCTTTTCACTGCCTCTCCAATCGGATCTGCTTTCGTCTGAGTTTTCCTAGGAGAAGACGATGCTATTTCTCTGAATTGTTGGCCCTTCTCGCTGAACCATCGCCAACCATTTTGTTCGCCATCCATGGCCACCATCATCTTGTTTCTCTGCTTGTGAGTCTTGCCATTCCTAGGATTGACTCGTTGTTCCTCCAGTTTGGTTCGTCATCCTCCCTGGCTGGACATTGTTGATCCAGTGTTCCTAAAGAACGGTTGCTGACTGGTAGTTGGAGATCCTCCCACCCCCACGACGGCCTTTTGTCGCATCCCTTGCTAGAATTGAAGCAATCTCTCCCTGGGGTTCCCAGCACCATTGTGGGTTCAAATTGTCGCTATACATATTCTTAGCCACTAGGTTCGCCAATTCGTTGCCTTCTCGAGGAATCCACATGAAGCCGCAATCGCCGATGGTTCTAGCTAGCTGCTGGATATCCTAGAGAATTGGTTCAATCTCACCGATGCTGCTCTTTGCCTTCACAGCTTGGATAAGAGGTAAGCTATCAGATTCAATAAGAAAGAGGTTATATTTAAATTCTTTGCTAAAATTAAAGCTTTTCTCATTGCATCCACTTCTGTTGCCAGATTGGAAGAATACCATCCCTTGTTGGAAGTTCCCTTAAGAAGCTTGCCTGCATTATCCCGGATAACCGCCCCAGTTGCTCCTAGAAGAGAGAAGATCTTCCGTAAAGATGAGTTAGTAAGCTGTGGAGTTGAAAGGTCACGGTTAGAATTGGCTAGAAGAGAGAAAGTTGCTTGCTTCGTTCCTTCATTGCAGGGTTTTTTTTTACCTGGACACAACCCGCTCGGATATGACCCGACGGACCGCAACACATCCAGCGCCACTCCATCGAAGGAGACAAAACACTTTGGGTTAGAAATTCAATGCCGCCGACTCTTCACCACCGGTTGCTGCAGCTTGGCGCTGGTTTGTAGCGGTCGCATATCCTTGCCCTTTGCCGCCTCTTCACTGCCTCTCTAATAGAATCTGCTTCCGTCTGGGTTTTTCGAGGAGAGGACGACGCTATTTCTCTAAATTGTTCGAGCTCGGTCTCATAAATCTTGGATTCAAGTAGGGCATTGTTGATATTCTAACCCAAAGAATTTTAACTAGATCCAAAATGAATAAAGTCTAATTAAGCTATTTAATTTGATCTACTTTATACCCGACTTTAAAGAGGTCAGACACAGCGACGAGAATCTAAGACCTATTTATCCAAATAAGTAACCAACTCCTAAGATATTTCTCACTCATCTAAAAGGTCTCAATAACTTCCCTAGAAAAAAGGAATGATCATTCACTGATAAACCCCatgtttagggtttatcttgtacttaatttaggagattttatcacTTTTTCTCATACTTATCAAATGGAGtagcatggttttatgattGTCTCCtcatttgtgcttaagtgtgaaaacatgctttttaggcccttaattgCTAAATTTGATTCGCCTTTAATTTCActagatgtcttgatatgtttgttagtgaattcaggTTGGAAAGGTTAAGAATGGATCAAAGGGATGAAGaggaaaagcatgcaagtggagaaatcatggaaaatcaaggatttGGGATGCTGAGATCGACGCACACGTGCAGTagacgcgcatgcgtggattGTGGAGTCGCATGGCGACGCGTATGCGTACATTACGTGTACGCGTGGATAGGAAATTGccaagcgacgcgtacgtgtacatgtcgcgtacgcgtcaatgctcgcacgtgactcacttaaaggcaaaatgGTGGGAGCGAATTCTGGGCTTCCCAGGCCCAGATCCAACTCAATTATGAGGCTATTAAAGGCAAAATTCAAGGGGGAATGAACCATCCATCacattagtttagttttggaGGTAAAGTTAGTTTCTAGTTTTAGAAGttctcttttctctctagaattaggattaggttagatctagattaggatttcttagatctaggttaaTTTCATGCTTTGAGTCacttttcattttgtaattctTATTCTTCTACATCTCCTTTCTCTATTTTAgcatttaattcttgtaattctctatttttatgttgatgcacttttgtttttctattttcctTTTATACAATTTTATGTTTCATGTTCCCTTATTGCTTAAttgaattgttgttgttaatttccttgcaattgagtagtgtagatttacttttattgcaatcttattatgcttttcttttatgccttccaagtgtttgataaaatgcttgggagGATGTTAGAGTATATTTTTATGCTCTTGACTTGGGAttgtaacttaggaactcttgagtcactaatgtccaagtaattgatgattgggagccgtTGACTCTAGCCATCACTAATTGATTTAGTAgatagctaggacttatggacttggattgatatagctcatttgactttcctttactagttagaggatgatttaatgggattgatcattgccaattctcatgttgtggttagtgataggaatagagatccttgaccaccaaaccttgccaagaccgttttatcatttgaattttattgccatttacttttcttgtttcttatccaaaacccaaaaAATATACAACTCATGACCAATAACAAAAACACtaccctgcaattcctttgagaggcgacccgaggtttaaatacttcggttattagatttattaggggtttgttacttgtgacaaataaatttttgtataaaaagattattgttggtttagaaactatacttgcaacgagatttcattagtgaaattctataccatcaatcattcattcatcattcaccttaaaaaataaaactattttaaaagGTGGTTATTtactctactataaatacaaTGACACTCTTAAATATATTCATGACATAACTTACTAAAATCCTACTTGAACCCTTGCTAATTTAAGTATCGAAATTCCTTGCATATACCACTTCACCTCCTCCACTCCCACTTCTTCACGTAAAATTCGGACGACAGCACTTTAACACCAATAAAAATTAGATGCCGCCCAAAACGAAATCTAGACCTCacatttagataaaaaaaaaaaaaccaaatttCAGATAACCCTTGAAACGCATACTATTATTATTTACATTCAAGTTTgctaaataaacaaataaattctAGTATCATTACTTTCACTACTCATACATCTATAAGTAATGACATCATAATATATAAAGTATAATAAAAGTTTTCGACTTTTCTATTAGCTATcatcttcttttaatttacttttCGTTATTTGCCATGAAGCAAAATATTATAACATCAACGGAAAGAATTtttcttactaattttttatttttaaatgttcattgacttataatttatttttaagataTTTAAGTTTTGACATAATTCTTAATggttatttatatttatttaatttagttttttgttatgttatttCCTTACGAAAGAATAATTTTAccctctctttatttttttattattttatttattcataatCACCAATTTTCCATTATCACTTAGTTAtgttaatttcaaattatttgtTATGCTCTTGGGccttttttgtattatttttatgttaagTTAAAGAGATCCGCTATATATATAAGTCTTTTTGTTATACAAGTTTATACAAGTTAACCCTAATCTAACAAAACTCATTTTCATAACGCGCGCATGAAATTACGACGTTCCTCTTCCGTTTGTGTCCCGCGtttttcctcctcctcctcctcttttttctccttcttctttgcaTTTTACCTCATTTTTCTTCGcgttccttttttttttcacgtgTTTCACCCTCTTtgtcattttttttatcattgcTATTGTTGTTACACTTTTTTCCTCCTTATCTTTCTATTGATTTTAGAATACTAGGTATTTTTTTAGAaagtaaaataagaaaaaaagataaataagaagcaacagaagatgaggaggaggaagagaagagTTTTGGAATATGCATAATTTATCAGTACAAATTcaccgaaaattcttaaacaaaaCACCTAAATGTCTTAGTTTTATCCCGAAATTTGTTGCAACTACACacaaatattttctctaatgctgtattttttttctttatttttttctttcttttagttgaatgaatgtaaattcatcatcttccaagtaattttgtagcattatatgttttttcttcttctttgtttaattttttgcttttattcttgttaagaaagagtaaaacaagaagaaacttgaaaAGGTGAAACAAGAAATGAAAGATGAATAACAAAAAAGATGGTGatgataagaagaagaagaagaagaagaagaagcatcagaagatgaggagaaagaagaggaagaactTTGAATTATGCAAAATTTATCAGTTTAAATTcaccgaaaattcttaaacaatacaccTAAATGTCTTAGTTTTACCCCAAAATTTGTTGCAACTACacacaaatattttttctaatgctatatttttttcttcttcttttttccttgtttctttctttcttttagttaaatgaatatATATTCATTCTCTTCCAAATaattttgcaacattatgtgtttctttttcttctttatttgatttttttttgtttttattcttgttaataagactaaaacaagaagaaacttgagaaggtaaaacaagaaatgaaagatgaataagaaaaagaagaagatggtgatgatgataaaaaaacaagaagaatcagcagaagatgaggaggagtaaaaagaaggattttgaattatgcagaatttaTCAGTTCAAAATCAtcgaaaattcttaaataatacACCTAAATGTCTTAGTTTTACCACGAAATTTGCTGCAACTACACACAAATGTTTTCGCTAATgctgctttttttcttttctttttttccttatttctttctttcttttagttaaatgaatatacgttcatcctcttccaagtaattttgcaacattatgtgtttcttcttcttctttatttgattttttttattcttgttaagaagagtgaaacaagaagaaacttgagaaggtaaaacaagaaaatgaaatatgaataagaaaaagaagatggtgatgatgataaaaaaaacaagaacaagcagcagaagatgaggaggaggaagaggaacggttttgaattatgcagaatttatcagtacaaattcaccaaaaaattttaaacaatatACCTAAATGTCTTAGTTTTATCCCGAAATTTGCTGCAACTACACacaaatattttctttaatgttgcatttttttccttctttttttttcttatttctttccttcttttagttgaatgaatgtaagtccatcatcttccaagtaattttgcatcattatgtgtttcttcttcttctttgtttggtttttttgtttttattcttgttaaaaaagagtaaaacaagaagaaacttgagaaggtaaaacaagaaaggaaagatgaataagaaaaaaagatggtgatgatgatacaaagaaaaaaaagaaaaagcagcagaagatgaggaagaggacacaaattgaggaaattctatGGCAAAAATGTTGGATCAGGCAACGTCATCAATATGGCAAAATTTCTACGATAACGATAACAATAACGCATAACGACAACGATGATACGTATAAGAAGAAGATGACGATACTATAAAGATGATAATCATGATGATGAATATTATGgaggagaaagaagaaaaagaagaaggagaaaaaagtccaacaagaagaggagaaggTAGTGCTGTTGGTGACGAcgataataaaagagaaaaataacgaAAAAAAGGATAATTATATGAACTTGTATGTATAAATATAAATGACTCATATGGACTTATATGTATAAATAACTTATATGTGAAGAATAATTGTAAGTTAAAATACAACCTCTTATTTCTTAAGTTATTATCAATTGTTTCTaatattcaattaaaaaaaaattgtagttACTTTTAAAAACAGAttcaataacaaataatttgaatcaagaaaagaaaaagtcaaGCAAAATTATCATTCTAAATTAGAAAGTTTAATGTAATTttgctaaaaaaaataatgtaaggaagaattgactaaatttttagattttaaataTAACAATCTATCTCTATAATATTTGAGGACAATTATAACatatttgtatttaattattatgATATACAACATATTTAATGATGTCAGAAGAGAGTAagtcttaatttttttaattagaattttgtATGCATAATAATGTttgcttatttttttaaaatacaaaattaaaaaaaaacattgatTGGCCCCTACAAAATTTATTCTAGTTTGTGTCAATACTTATGAGTTTTGTAATACAATTTAATGTATACATAAGTTATCAAATATGTCAAGGTTACACACAAGGTCTTGGCCGttgtttttttgtgttttgaaGAATAAAAAAACAAGATTATTTCAATTCAACGGTTTCAAAAATAGTAAAAGAAAATCAGAGTCTAAATTAATTAcgtattacaaaaataaaaaataaccaaCACTACTaggttaaaataaataataatcttaaaaatgaataaataatatGAAAATACATAGTTGGACCATGCTTTATCATccctttaattttttaaattatccaGTCCCACATGCAGCTATCATGAGGCCTATATATGCTGTGGAATCTCCAACGCCTGAAAGGGCGCTTCTTTTACACGTTAGTTGCCAACCGAAGACTCTAAACCCATGTCTCAACGCTCACACCATGAAGCTACCATCGAGGAGGCGGCTTCCGGAACATCATTCTACAGCCCAACCGGAATATGGGGAGGCAATGCCCACGGTTGAGGATGTCATTGCTGCACTGAGCCATACGGACGGACAGTGACAGTGAAGGCATAAAGTCTACTTGGAAAACCAAAAATTATACACATCTATAACCTACAAAGTAGAATAAATCCACGGTCCATCCAACCAAAGTCACAAGCCGGACCAAAACAATATTCAAAATTCCAAATTTAACATGTACTTTAAAAGAAGCAGGAACAGAGTTGACAACATCCCCTTGACTTCATATTTACACAACGTAATGCTCCAGATATGGAAATATACTGCTTACACGGTGTGGGAATTGCAACTAAGGGTATGTTTAGTAACCATGTTTGAAGGAAAAAAGCACGTTAGAAATTTTTGAAAGCTTTACTTTTTGTTTGGctaatttttttctctataaACGCAGAAGTAATTTTGTTCATAAAATTACGTTTACAAGAAGCAATAATTTCTAATTTCTCCGTGCACTAACGTGCAAATAccttcaatatttatttttcttttactaacTTTATCCTTTATACATATTATTGCATTATTTATAGAATTCTTATCATTCCTCTCTATATGaactctttttattatttattatttatattttttattaattttttatttaacattatatatttttatagttataATTTGTGTGtattgtatttattattatctttttataataaaatttattaatcccattaagtaaaataaattaaataaaaaaattaatcataaataataatagttaAACATTATAATGTactaaaaaagagtactaagagtattaaaaatatactatataaaaatatatcaaaaaaatataaaaaaacttaaacatgtaaaaaaaataatattataatttaatgtcATGTCCTTTtaagtaattatttatctaaaagtGATTAGAAAAGTATAggtgaataataaaaatattaaacaatgtaaacaatagatataccggatgttcattttactagtgtacggatggttattttaatattaaaatttagagggTTAATTTAAAAGTGTAGtgtgtttttatttgattagtggttgttcatattgttcaacAAAGTCATTGTTTCCCTAGCATTCCCCAaagtgattttaactaatatccaaacaatatttattttatcaaaatcaattttgataaagagtgccaaacataaatcatatTGACAGAAACCTACTTCTATCCAAAATCAATTctataaaatcacttttattcaAATTTGACCGACCacaatccaaacacacactaagACATGCTCTATGTATATCAAGCGGTCTGCTTCTAAATTTTATTGCATGAAATGTTATCCAACAATGAGTAGTTAACTTGCAAATAAACCATAAGTAGGTGTGCAAGGAGTTTTGCAAATTTCAAAGCTACAAATACAGACCATCACTAACCAATGACCACACCAAAATAACAGATTTCTTGGTGGAATTTGATACATAGCTGCCAAGTAAAAAATTCCTGCAAACAAATTATTAAACCAACCCTATCATGCTTTCATATAAAAAACTTGCTGATAACTGTTACTCAAAGGGGGTGAAAACTCaagtgcagtcgacttcacgtaaaGTGGATAACTAAGAGTCGT is a window from the Arachis stenosperma cultivar V10309 chromosome 3, arast.V10309.gnm1.PFL2, whole genome shotgun sequence genome containing:
- the LOC130970552 gene encoding beta-amylase 3, chloroplastic-like → MVMFASQLTATTFSPSFLNSTPSDTTRSPFLALAHLRYNRTFFPTRRRLAVSSRLNSSRSSGAGGSVDNGDVPYELHHDFSPQRETKGSPVFVTLPVNTVGPEGKISRPRAMMFSLKALAAAGVEGVVVEFWWGIIERKEPRVYDWRGYRELVMMACMCGLKVRAVLAFHQYGTGPDDPNQIPLPLWVLDDINKDPELAYSDRFGRRNIEYISLGCDTLPVLRGRTPIQAYADFMRDFRETFRPSLGLTITRVQIGMGPGGELRYPSFSFQKPNVASSGGLGEFQCYDKYMLASLNACARKIGKREWGDGGPFGAGSLTQNPEHTDFFKNEGGSWNTPYGKFFLEWYSNMLLLHGERICREAETIFRGTEVLISAGVAAIHWHYAIQSHPSELTAGYYNTFDRDGYLPIARLFSKYGFAICCSCFEMQDATMQKINPSGSPEGFLKQLLLAARLCDISLEGQNFTTDLDDDAFSQVLKMSKFYSDGIEKRPFAFNFVRMNKRMFETQNWDRFARFVRQMSSGKILQARLRAQLGSSRSYSF